A region from the Brachyspira hampsonii genome encodes:
- a CDS encoding aspartate aminotransferase family protein, translating into MACKKTNKQNPENTEKLKLKKEYINNSKKYVANTYAKFDLVLESGNGAKLKDIEGKEYIDLGSGIGVNSIGYGNKNYINAVTNQLKTLQHTSNLYYTKPYIDLAKKLCTITKYDKVFFCNSGAEANEAAIKCARKYSFNKYADNNKDYKRNKIVTLKNSFHGRTMATISATGQEVFHNYFFPFLEGFSFAEANNYEDTIEKLKDNACAVMMELIQGEGGVIPLDKEYVQKVHKYCSENDILFIIDEVQTGAGRTGKFLCSEHFGIKPDITTIAKGLGGGLPIGAMLMSKKCSDVFVPGDHASTFGANPVVAAGALEVLNIIDKNLLKEVEKKSKYIKSKLMKLDNVVSVDGIGLMLGIGLKEGLNAREIVEKCISNGIIPLTAKNKIRLLPPLTITEKELEKAVSILCECIE; encoded by the coding sequence ATGGCATGCAAAAAAACAAATAAACAAAATCCTGAAAACACTGAAAAACTAAAATTAAAAAAAGAATATATTAATAACAGTAAAAAATATGTGGCGAATACTTATGCGAAATTTGATTTAGTATTGGAATCAGGAAACGGTGCTAAATTAAAAGATATAGAAGGAAAAGAATATATTGACTTAGGAAGCGGAATCGGAGTTAATAGCATTGGTTACGGTAATAAAAATTATATAAATGCGGTAACTAATCAATTAAAAACCTTGCAGCATACATCTAATCTTTACTATACAAAGCCTTATATTGATTTAGCTAAAAAGCTATGCACTATTACAAAATATGATAAAGTGTTTTTCTGCAATTCTGGTGCTGAAGCAAATGAAGCAGCTATAAAATGTGCAAGAAAATATTCTTTCAATAAATATGCTGATAATAATAAAGACTATAAAAGAAATAAAATAGTAACTCTAAAAAATTCTTTTCATGGCAGAACTATGGCTACAATATCAGCTACAGGTCAGGAAGTTTTTCATAATTACTTTTTTCCATTTTTAGAAGGTTTTTCATTTGCAGAAGCTAACAACTATGAAGATACTATAGAGAAATTAAAAGACAATGCTTGTGCTGTAATGATGGAGCTTATACAAGGAGAAGGCGGAGTTATACCTCTTGATAAAGAATATGTGCAGAAAGTACATAAATACTGCAGTGAAAATGATATACTTTTTATAATTGATGAAGTTCAGACAGGAGCAGGAAGAACAGGAAAGTTTCTATGTTCTGAACATTTTGGAATTAAGCCGGATATTACTACTATAGCTAAAGGTTTAGGAGGCGGTCTTCCTATAGGTGCTATGCTTATGAGTAAAAAATGCTCTGATGTATTTGTTCCGGGAGATCATGCTTCTACATTCGGAGCTAATCCTGTTGTTGCTGCCGGTGCTTTGGAAGTATTAAATATAATAGATAAAAATTTACTAAAAGAAGTTGAAAAGAAATCCAAATATATAAAAAGCAAATTAATGAAACTTGATAATGTAGTAAGTGTAGACGGAATAGGTCTAATGCTTGGAATAGGACTTAAAGAAGGATTGAATGCTAGAGAAATAGTAGAGAAATGTATATCAAATGGTATTATTCCTTTAACTGCAAAAAATAAGATAAGACTTCTTCCTCCGCTAACAATTACAGAAAAGGAATTAGAAAAAGCTGTATCAATACTTTGCGAATGTATAGAATAA
- the argJ gene encoding bifunctional glutamate N-acetyltransferase/amino-acid acetyltransferase ArgJ, with product MTNIKQIEGGVCAAKGFKANGIHAGIKKNSEKKDLAIIYSESLCSVGAVYTQNKVCGANIIVSKEHLKDGKAKAVICNSGNANTCNKDGVEKAKEMCKLTADVLGIDEKDVAVASTGVIGVPLNIEPIQKNIKELMNNANHSAEHAKNAASAIMTTDTFMKEIAYEFEIDGKKVHIGGTSKGSGMIHPNMATMLAFLTTDCSITSEMLQKALSEDVKSTYNMISVDGDTSTNDMCVVLANGEAENTLIDKEDDNYKIFCKALNMANTYLSRQMAKDGEGATKLIECEVINASDIKLARKIAKSVITSNLVKAAMFGCDMNWGRISCAIGYTEDADFDINKVSINVGSKYGEMNVYKDGYGVEFSEEEALKILKEDEIRITINMNCGTSKAVAWGCDLTYDYVKINGSYRS from the coding sequence ATGACAAACATTAAACAAATTGAAGGCGGTGTATGTGCTGCTAAAGGTTTCAAAGCAAACGGAATACATGCTGGTATAAAAAAGAATAGCGAAAAAAAAGATTTAGCAATAATTTACAGTGAAAGTTTATGTTCAGTGGGAGCTGTATATACACAGAATAAAGTATGCGGAGCGAATATCATAGTAAGCAAAGAACATTTGAAAGACGGTAAAGCAAAAGCTGTTATATGTAATTCTGGTAATGCTAATACTTGCAATAAAGACGGGGTTGAAAAGGCAAAAGAAATGTGCAAACTCACTGCTGATGTATTGGGTATAGATGAAAAAGATGTTGCAGTTGCTTCTACAGGCGTTATAGGAGTTCCTCTTAATATAGAGCCTATACAAAAAAATATAAAAGAACTTATGAACAATGCTAATCACTCTGCAGAGCATGCTAAAAATGCAGCAAGTGCAATAATGACTACTGATACATTCATGAAAGAAATAGCTTATGAATTTGAAATTGACGGTAAAAAAGTTCATATTGGGGGAACATCAAAAGGAAGCGGCATGATTCACCCCAATATGGCTACAATGCTTGCATTTTTAACTACTGATTGCAGTATTACAAGTGAAATGCTTCAAAAAGCATTAAGCGAGGATGTGAAATCTACATACAATATGATTAGTGTTGATGGAGATACTTCTACTAATGATATGTGCGTGGTGCTTGCTAATGGCGAAGCTGAAAATACTTTAATAGATAAAGAAGATGATAATTATAAGATATTCTGTAAAGCATTAAATATGGCTAATACTTATTTATCAAGACAAATGGCAAAAGACGGAGAAGGTGCTACAAAATTAATAGAATGCGAAGTAATAAATGCTAGCGATATAAAATTGGCTAGAAAAATAGCAAAATCTGTAATTACTTCAAACTTAGTAAAAGCTGCTATGTTCGGCTGCGATATGAATTGGGGCAGGATTTCATGTGCTATAGGCTATACTGAAGATGCTGATTTTGATATTAATAAAGTATCTATAAATGTAGGTTCTAAATACGGAGAAATGAATGTTTATAAAGATGGTTATGGAGTGGAGTTCAGCGAAGAAGAGGCTTTAAAAATATTAAAAGAAGATGAGATAAGAATTACAATTAATATGAACTGTGGTACAAGTAAGGCAGTTGCTTGGGGATGTGATTTGACTTACGATTATGTAAAAATTAATGGCTCTTACAGAAGTTAA
- the argB gene encoding acetylglutamate kinase, protein MDNISNRDKAFILNQALPYIQKYTEKTVVIKYGGSAMENPELKKKVMSDVALLSTVGINVIVVHGGGKDITSMLNKIGKESKFINGFRYTDSETAEIVNMVLSGKVNKELVASLENCGGKCLGICGIDGKMFKVSKYKSDDDLGFVGDIDNVNTDLLNTIISNKYIPIVATVGCDDEGNIYNINADTAAAKIAESMKAETLIYMTDTPGLLKNKDDENSLISQINIKDINNLIKDGTISGGMIPKVKHCIDAVENGVSKVFIIDGRLYHSLLIEMFTDEGIGTMFYKD, encoded by the coding sequence ATGGATAATATTTCAAACAGAGATAAAGCATTTATACTTAATCAGGCATTGCCTTATATACAAAAATATACAGAAAAAACTGTTGTAATAAAATACGGCGGAAGTGCTATGGAAAACCCTGAATTGAAAAAGAAAGTTATGAGTGATGTTGCTTTGCTTTCTACTGTAGGAATAAATGTTATAGTTGTGCATGGAGGAGGTAAAGATATCACTTCTATGCTTAATAAAATAGGAAAAGAATCAAAATTTATAAATGGGTTTAGATATACTGACAGTGAAACTGCTGAAATAGTAAATATGGTTCTTTCGGGTAAAGTTAATAAAGAATTAGTTGCATCGCTTGAAAACTGCGGAGGCAAATGTCTTGGTATATGCGGTATTGACGGCAAGATGTTTAAAGTAAGTAAATATAAAAGTGATGATGATTTGGGGTTTGTAGGAGACATTGATAATGTTAATACAGATTTGCTTAATACTATTATATCAAATAAATATATTCCAATAGTTGCTACTGTAGGATGCGATGATGAAGGAAATATTTACAATATTAATGCTGATACCGCTGCTGCTAAAATAGCTGAAAGTATGAAAGCTGAAACTTTAATATATATGACTGATACTCCGGGACTTTTAAAAAATAAAGATGATGAAAACTCTTTAATAAGTCAAATTAATATTAAAGATATAAATAATCTTATAAAAGACGGAACTATATCCGGAGGAATGATACCTAAAGTTAAGCATTGTATAGATGCAGTTGAGAATGGAGTATCAAAAGTATTTATAATAGACGGAAGATTATACCATTCATTATTAATAGAAATGTTCACTGATGAAGGTATAGGAACTATGTTTTATAAAGATTAA